From the Panulirus ornatus isolate Po-2019 chromosome 42, ASM3632096v1, whole genome shotgun sequence genome, the window atatatatttttttttttattatactttgtcgctgtctcctgcgtttgcgaggtagcgcaaggaaacagacgaaagaaatggcccaacccacccccatacacatgtatatacatacgtccacacatgcaaatatacatacctacacagctttccatgccttgattcaatccactgacagcacgtcaaccccggtataccacatcgctccaattcactctattccttgccctcctttcaccctcctgcatgttcagaccccgatcacacaaaatctttttcactccatctttccacctccaatttggtctccctcttctccttgttccctccacctccgacacatatatcctcttggtcaatctttcctcactcatcctctccatgtgcccaaaccacttcaaaacaccctcttctgctctctcaaccacgctctttttatttccacacatctctcttacccttacgttactcactcgatcaaaccacctcacaccacacattgtcctcaaacatctcatttccagcacatccatcctcctgcacacaactctatccatagcccacgcctcgcaaccatacaacattgttggaaccactattccttcaaacatatatatatatatatatatatatatatatatatatatatatatatatatatatatatatatatatatatatattatccctggggagagggaattaagaatacttcccacgtattccctgcgtgtcgtagaaggcgactaaaaggggagggagcggggggctggaaatcctcccctctcgtttttttttttttttttttttttttaattttccaaaagaaggaacagagggggccaggtgaggatattccaaaaaaggcccagtcctctgttcttaacgctacctcgccaatgcgggaaatggcaaatagtttaaaagaaagaaaaatatatatatatatatatatatatatatatatatatatatatatattttttgctttgtcgctgtctcccgcgtttgcgaggtagcgcaaggaaacagatgaaagaaatggcccaacccacccccatacacatgtatatacatacacgtccacacatgcaaatatacatacctacacagctttccatggtttaccccagacgcttcacatgtcctgattcaatccactgacagcacgtcaaccccggtataccacatcgatccaattcactccattccttgcccgcctttcaccctcctgcatgttcaggccccgatcactcaaaatcttttccactccatctttccacctccaatttggtctcccacttctcctcgttccctccacttccaacacatatatcctcttggtcaatctttcctcactcattctctccatatgctcaaaccatttcaaaacaccctcttctgctctctcaaccacgctctttttatttccacacacatctctcttgcccttacattacttactcgatcaaaccacctaacaccacacattgtcctcaaacatctcatttccagcacatccaccctcctgcgcacaactctatccatagcccacgcttcgcaaccatacaacattgttggaaccactattccttcaaacatactcatttttgctttccgagataatgttctcgacttccacacattcttcaaggctcccaggattttcacccccttccccaccctatgattcacttccgcttccatggttccatccgctgccagatccactcccagatatctaaaacactttacttcctccagtttttctccattcaaacttacctcccaattgacttgaccctcaaccctactgtacctaataaccttgctcttattcgcatttaagtttgttgagtattcctggtaaattatatgggagggtattgattgagagggtgaaggcatgtacagagcatcagattggggaagagcagtgtggtttcacaagtggtagaggatgtgtggatcaggtgtttgctttgaagaatgtatgtgagaaatacttagaaaagcaaatggatttgtatgtagcacttatggatctggagagggcgtatgatagagttgatagagatgctctgtggaaggtattaagaatatatggtgtgggaggcaagttgttagaagcagtgaaaagtttttattgaggatgtaaggcatgtggaaataaaaagagcgtggttgagagagcagaagagggtgttttgaaatggtttgggcacatggagagaatgagtgaggaaagattgaccaagagggtatatgtgtcggaggtggagggaacaaggagaagagggagaccaaattggaggtggaaagatggagtgaaaaagattttgtgtgatcggggcctgaacatgcaggagggtgaaaggagggcaaggaatagagtgaattggagcgatgtggtataccagggttgatgtgctgtcagtggattgaatcagggcatgtgaagcatctggggtaaaccatggaaagctgtgtaggtatgtatatttgcgtgtgtggacgtatgtatatacatgtgtatgggggtgggttgggccatttctttcgtctgtttccttgcactacctcgcaaacgcgggagacagcgacaaagcaaaataataatatagtaaggcatgtgtacgtgtaggaagagaggaaagtgattggttctcagtgaatgtaggtttgtggcaggggtgtgtgatgtctccatggttgtttaatttgtttatggatggggttgttagggaggtgaatgcaagagtttcggaaagaggggcaaatatgaagtctttgtgaatgagagagcttgggaagtaagagTATATACATCATGATTCTTGTTTTTACAAAATTTTCTGTAATTTTCGATCAAAACAAACAAAACTCGTTTCAGCCTAAATCATTGTCCTCAGGTAATGTGAAGTGGCTCAAGAGGATGAACAGCATTTAAGACCTAAGCAAAACAGACTGATAGTAATTGGGAGCAAAGTTAATAACAGTAAATAGTCAATAGAATACTGAAGTGTGACAATTATAACATTTCAGAATATTTTTCATAAGATAGACTCATAAGACATGAGATACTAAGGTATGTTCATTGGTTGCATGTTTGAAGCACTAAATCTAAAGCAAGGAAATCAACATTTTTATAAAAAGAAGCTGGGCTAGAGTGTTTATGAATGATCAGTTGAATTAAATTAGTCTTCAGATTTATATGGCAACAAAGATATTGGAAAGGGATTATCTATGTACATAAATGATGTGGGGAATGATTCAGCAAAAATGGATAGATATACTTACCCTAGTAGATGTAATGAAGTGGGCCTCAGCACTGTCACTGTCAAGAGAGAAAGGAACAAACACATCCAAGAAGTTTTTGGAGCTCTCAACCACCAAGCGATCCTCACCAACATTCACCTCAACATCACATCCTGTTACCTAAAGTAATTTACACATATTATCAGTGAATTTTTAAGATATTCTAATCTACACACGTTAATCAATTCCTAATTTGTGTATATTCAAAATCTTTAGAAATCAGTTAAGTTTACAGGGTACAAAACTGGACCGGAAAGCTGCCAAAACTGGACATAAGCCTTTCATGAGGaaaaaagttttaagaaaatatttttctctctagAGAAATGTCCTGCAAGCTTAAAGATGCTCCAAAATCCCTGGGAGTTAAAATCATCTAACCACCCACCTTTTGGTGAGGTTTATGCCTCTCACCCCTTGCTAACCACCTTTCAGTAATTGTGGCCTTCAGTATCGTTCCAAGTTCCCCCTGCTACTCAGCAACCTCATCAATCTACCAGTTAAAAAACAATTACCCTAACAATTTCACTGTGCAAGCTTTCTGAAAAGTTAATGTCCcattcatgaaaataaaaaaaatccctcatTTATCTTGCCATACACAATATCTACACCATATATTACTGAAGAATATACTAACAAAAGGCGTACACTACCATCTATACAGTAATGGTGTGGGAAGGTGAAGGGTGTATTGTATGCACATGGGTGGGCTCTGCATGGTAGTATGGATACAATGATTACTTTTTTCTAGAAGTGATTTCATCCTACATGCAGGACACGAAAACACATTACACACTTCAAGATTGCTTATCAAATATGATTTCACAAATCCCATAtgcatcattcatatatatttttgtaagtagtagttggtaggcagccaccggccaggaaggtatattaccagtactacccaccttggTATCGGGAGAGTTAGTGAAATCtgcttaatgagccagcacttcagtggacgTTAAATTGAACTTccctaacccaggtagctgtcttttctttctgcctcactaacacgtggactacaggcattctgtccacaaacgtacaatctctccttgttgtaTGCAATACttgaaaacacttaactcacacagctcattcttcacaactccagtttcaccaacagtgagcactatgtgctagccctgccttttgacaaaatggtaggagtagatGAAAGTAGCAAGTAGGAATATTCAAGctggaacatttggtagaagtagatggtaggagcattagacagaagtagtcagtaggaatgtaaggtaggagcctcagcaaacactgcactagaatcgccctctgccagtggtctgttaagggggaggcactaaaggctatgaagcagcgctggagttcacttgttatggtaACTCTATTGACGTGACCATTCCTCAGaggaagttccaattggaacaggcatcatagatatagatagacagagatacatATTTTTACATAAATGGGAATAGCCCTCTGTGGATGGTAATAATTGGTTTTCGTATATCATATATGAAAGCTAGAGGTTGCATGCGTGCCATTAAGACCACTGTTtgcttgttcctgatgctatttTCCCTTAACACTGGAAAGGTAATCAAATATAAAATAAATctgaaatattatcatcatagtAATGCTGACTTTCCTGTACTCACTCACTtactgtatcatcatgagcacAATGTAAAGTTGAATATGGGGAATACTTCTTTTACATATGTTACTTACTGTACAGGGCAAATTAACTTCTGCCAGTAAGTTCTCCACACTGCTGTTCCCTGCAAGCTTTTTCAATAAAAATGAAGGCTTGACTTTTTCTGCTTTCTGATGTTTAGAAGTTAAAGGCTTTGTTGAAAGTTCTGTGATCAATGGCTGGCTGGAAGGTGCGGCATTAGAACTCACAGAGAAGCATGGCACATCCTCAGGCTTCCAGTGTCTTGCTCCACTAAGTTCTTGCACCAATGGGATAGTTGTTCGAACAATTTGCTCAGGCATGTTCCCATGGTATTTCTTATTTTTTAGAGCAGTCCATCCTGTAAATCAGATTGATTTCTTACCATTCATTAATCAAAATGTCAAACACATGTATTCACACAGCACTGTCAAGATTAATGCAactacagtgtccacaaaaaacattctcctatttcatatattttcaagggCAATACATGGCTGAGGTTTATTGTGGATACAAGCAGTTGAAGCTTTCAAGGTGAAATCATTATACATTTTTctctgagactagtgtttctaacattGTCAGCAGCAGTAACCTATCTCAAGTGTGCCTTAAGATATCGCTAGGGAAGGacattttttctttactcttcctagctgccacttcattttgggaatatcGCTGCTGGACCCAATATTTCTTCCACCAAGATGATTGACTCTCCTTTTTAAGAAACAGAAAGCCTAAATTTTcacctgaaagaaagaaaatgtgggtacgcCTGACATTTCCAGATgcactgggtgctcagaatgcatgaccaggt encodes:
- the Pih1D1 gene encoding PIH1 domain-containing protein 1 isoform X3 — its product is MCVKTRDDQKKKVFINVCTSDAIPTPEDISDQELITILESDTASDFRVPMSIGQPHQEKDKSGEMCVAYDVIINPEFFSKMYDNPLFHNFFMIATLEGIEEKYSLSLDKSGWTALKNKKYHGNMPEQIVRTTIPLVQELSGARHWKPEDVPCFSVSSNAAPSSQPLITELSTKPLTSKHQKAEKVKPSFLLKKLAGNSSVENLLAEVNLPCTVTGCDVEVNVGEDRLVVESSKNFLDVFVPFSLDSDSAEAHFITSTRVLIVRAPILHT